From the Corticium candelabrum chromosome 2, ooCorCand1.1, whole genome shotgun sequence genome, one window contains:
- the LOC134176370 gene encoding uncharacterized protein LOC134176370 — protein MLAIRALCHLGLSLEHPSRKDKNGDLLYIFPCHIKKSMPASAWQQDGAKPVHVGRRVQCKYSHHLITPGSYPVIQCESSKSEYMSVIDLWDGGMKVQQRLQDLMPRHLPAEALVQITNKKRAIQSMDVIARGPLYSEGDCIMLVESVLDLMMKVFDKKSPGTVLETRYLSHASISQYREAIVSYTEDAVKTAKQDKETVVTHEKGEDRLIDLVAVDSNHIIRMKRKTRYQLCNVLDLPKEEEKQPSWTQVGKALGMPLLCGMKSASDMLETWSQDLNATEDHLVEVLKRPDINGTHALRVLGHQRHITAENSFNSPPAKRRKEDATSRDGLSVHDKATAKELKDLAKSLGTHWVSFASELNPTLFSVQKIKCIRIEHNDVLLQARAMLEDWSNSLADKATRKLLIEALVKEELRLKANEVFSENLVNQVCP, from the exons ATGTTGGCCATCCGTGCTCTCTGTCACTTGGGTCTCAGTTTAGAACATCCGAGCAGGAAGGATAAAAACGGCGATCTTCTTTACATTTTTCCTTGTCATATTAAGAAGAGCATGCCAGCGAGCGCCTGGCAGCAAGATGGCGCTAAGCCAGTGCACGTTGGCCGTCGCGTTCAATGCAAGTACTCGCACCATCTCATCACTCCGGGCTCTTATCCTGTCATTCAATGCGAATCCTCGAAGAGCGAATATATGAGTGTAATAGATCTGTGGGATGGAGGCATGAAAGTGCAACAGAGGCTTCAGGATCTGATGCCGCGCCATTTACCGGCAGAAGCGCTGGTACAAATTACCAATAAGAAGAGAGCCATTCAGAGTATGGACGTGATCGCTCGAGGTCCTCTCTACAGTGAAGGAGATTGCATAATGTTAGTTGAATCCGTTCTTGATCTCATGATGAAAGTGTTTGACAAGAAAAGTCCAGGAACAGTTTTAGAGACACGATATTTGAGTCATGCTTCCATCAGTCAATATAGGGAAGCAATCGTTTCTTACACTGAAGACGCAGTCAAAACCGCCAAGCAAGACAAGGAAACGGTCGTCACTCACGAAAAAGGAGAAGATCGCCTGATCGatcttgttgctgttgattcTAATCACATTATTCGAATGAAGCGAAAGACTCGTTATCAATTGTGCAATGTTTTGGATTTGCCAAAGGAAGAAGAGAAACAGCCAAGCTGGACACAAGTGGGTAAAGCGTTAGGTATGCCATTATTGTGTGGCATGAAATCAGCCAGTGACATGTTGGAAACTTGGAGTCAAGACTTGAACGCTACCGAAGATCATCTAGTGGAAGTTTTGAAGAGGCCAGACATTAACGGTACACATGCATTGAGGGTTCTTGGACATCAGCGTCACATTACTGCCG AAAACAGCTTCAACTCACCTCCAGCAAAGCGAAGAAAAGAAGACGCAACTTCACGAGATG GTCTTTCTGTTCATGACAAGGCAACTGCCAAGGAATTGAAAGACCTTGCCAAATCTCTGGGAACCCATTGGGTTTCTTTTGCATCAGAATTGAACCCGACACTCTTCTCAGTTCAGAAGATCAAGTGCATACGAATTGAGCACAATGATGTCTTGCTTCAAGCTCGAGCCATGCTAGAAGATTGGAGTAACAGTCTGGCCGACAAAGCTACCCGTAAGTTGCTTATCGAGGCACTTGTTAAAGAAGAACTTCGACTCAAAGCTAATGAAGTCTTCAGCGAAAATCTTGTGAATCAAGTGTGTCCATAA